A stretch of DNA from Carassius carassius chromosome 22, fCarCar2.1, whole genome shotgun sequence:
gtctcaaaagttggcatgggggcaacaaatggctaaaaaagcaagcagttttgaaaagattcagctgggaggacatctagtgattaattaagttaattgatatcaggtctgtaacatgattagctataaaagctttgtcttagagaagcagagtctctcagaagtaaagatgggcagagactCTCCAATCTATGAAAGacagagtccgggtgctaacctggcctgcctgcagtccagatctttcacctatagagaacatttggcgcatcattaaacgaaaaatacgtcaaagacgaccacaaactcttcagcagctggaaatctatataaggcaagaatgggaccaaattccaacagcaaaactccagcaactcatagcctcaatgcccagacgtcttcaaactgttttgaaaagaaaaggagatgctacaccatggtaaacatgccccgtcccaactattttgagacctgtagcagaaatcaaaattgaaatgagctcattttgtgcataaaattgtaaactttctcagtttaaacatttgctatgttatctatgttctattgtgaataaaatattggctcatgtgatttgaaagtcttttagttttcattttattaaaatttaaaaaacttcccaacttttccggaattcgggttgtatattatatatatatatatatgtgtgtgtgtgtgtgtgtgtgtatctctctttatatacatataaaataaacaaatgtatcgATATACACACAGATCCCCAGCAATGGTTTGCACTTACCTGTCATATGAATACCTCCGAGCCCCATAttgtgatgttgttgttgttgtggcatCAGGTTCAAGTCCAAATAGCTGCTGTGCTGTGCAGTAGAGGGGGTTCCGAGGTGATTCAAATGTGGGAGATTATTGCGCATGGGCATGCCCATCCAACTGTGGCGAGAGGTCTGCGTCTGGCCAGGAAAACTGAAGGAGTTGTAGACAGTGCGGTGTGGGAGCTGGGAGAACCCCCGCGAGGGCAAGCTGGAGTTTGTGGCAAAGTGTGAGGACGTGGGGAGCTGAAGTGGGACTTTCATGGAGGGGGCGTTGTGGAGTGGGCCAAGTATAGGCCCATGAGGGAAGACTGGCACTGATTTTGTGCCGGTCATTGGTAAGGAGGCTTTGTCTTGCACCGGGTGCTCGTTCTCTATAAGGTCAGCCAGTGCCTTACGGGTGACGTCAAAGGGGTCAAAGCCAAGGTCGTCATCCTGTTGCTTTGGCGAAGAGCCAAagccaaaggctgcttgccagtCCGTAGAGGACGCCACTGGTATGGTATCTGTCCGAATGATAAAGAATAATTGTACATTTCACGTGTGTAATGTTtgtaatataatttgttttttttctttgatattttgttgTTGAGATCCAAAGTCTAAACGGGTCTGGGTACctgacgtgaagaggctctgtgGTTCTGGGGCAGTGGGCCAATCAGAGTTGCTGTGAAGGGAACTGGAAAAGCCAGACAGGCCGCTGGGCATGGGATTGGGGTGCCGGAAGTTGCTGTTGTCTGAAAAGAGCGACTGTGACTCCGCTGCGGCTCCTTCGAAAGGCGACCGTACTGTCATCCCTGCTACACAGAGAGGCACCACTAGAGATGGCTTGGACAGGCCTGGAGGCGGGGATGGAGAGTCTTTGCCGGACATCTAAAAGATTTCGCAAGGGAGATTTATGTTTTTACCTTGTTAAAACGTAAAACATTAACGGTCTAATAAAAGAAAAGTGGTTTAGATAAAGTTATTTAGGTGTACACCTTTCCATTCTATAAGGTAAAGAATGATCGTCAGTGTGATTATGAACTTACTTGTGAGGTTTCTCCGTTTCTTATACCGATGGAATCTGAAGGTCCGTTAGTTGGGCTGCAGAACAATCATGCAAACTTGGGAATCAATTACATTTATACAGTACAAGAATTGatgtattactgttttaattttttttagaaaaatatacaaatttgACAGCATTAAGATGTTTGTGAGAAAATGTCCTTAATTATCATGTAAATGTTATAAAGAAAACAAGtgtaatttcacaaataaatgtaatgtaatgcatttgGAGTATTCAGTGTTTATATTATTACCATCCAAAAATACCTTGAACGCTCAGTGTCCTTAAGTTTgtgagaaaatatataaataaattggcaAAGAAAAAAGACTGACAAGGCAGAAGTTCACAGGCTGGCTACCTGACAGGGTCACAGTCTGACGTGAAGGGAGGCAGGCCAGTGATGGAGCCAAGGCCGAGTTCTGTGTCCAGACCGTCTGGAGTCATGTTTTCAGAGTCTGAGCCGCCATCTAGGGGTGGGGTCTTATAGTGTTCTGGAAGCCCATTGGGTGTCTTTCCTGTGGTTTGTAACGAAGGCCAAGCTTCTTTGTTGTTACTACTGGAACTGGGGAATATGATACAAAACTTTAAATGTGACAGAAACTTTAAATGCAAAGGACGAAGACACCAACAAAACATCAATGTTTTCATATTCATTACGGATATTTTCAATCCTTAAAGAAAGTGTAAATGACAAGATTATaatgaattcattttaattataactTCACTTCTCACTCTATTGGGGTTTACGATAAACCAATGCCACGGTTTGGTTCGCTGTGGGGTAGGGTTAATGGCATGGCACCAGCAATGCTAAAGAACACTAGatctaaaataaaggtttaaaatgATGGATCTGCTCTGATAATCGGTGTGGATTAAACCTACATGCAATAGTGCATAAATGTTTGTGGGAATGTCATGCTTTTATAAAATCGCTAAACCTCCGGGAATGTATATAATTACACACTATGCCCGCAATGTTGCAGCGAAACATGGCAAACTAAACTCGGAAAAATTcacattttcagcattttattctattattttattcagttattAATATTCTTTGTTGTTTGTGCTGCGCGCTGAAGAGATAATAACAGAAGTAGGCCTACAATAAAGCGATTTACTGCAGTGTAActcaaccaaatgcatcttatcaGATAAATATATACGCGACATACATATGAGTATTGCAACTAACAGTCCCACAAAAGGCTGTGAGTGGCTGCACAAAAGCAACTATGCTAGTCATGAAGCTATAACTTGGTGTACACATTCTTGGTGTAGTGCGTTTTTCAGTTCGGTTAGAATATCATTACATCCCTACACTTTataattttctgtattttagAATAATATTCATCAAAACTATTGAAATAGTATCCATATCTACATGTGtaatttctgaatgaataaataaatgggttTTAATTGGAGCAGCTGTGAAAGGTATGATTCAGTCCAAACCTCTGTGATGTGCTTGATTTGCCCTTTGTCTTCTCCCCTGCCCCTGTCGAGCTCTGCAGGAAGCTGGGGTTTGTTTTGTAGAGCTCCTGTAAGAGTTTCTGTTCATATTCCTGATGTTTCCCTGCCTGCAATGTCAAATGTTAGGAGCTCAGATGTAAGCCTGCCAGCATCAGTATCAGAGGTTGAAACACGGGAAGCATCAACGTTACCtgcatttcttcttttgtgaaaCTAGCAGCTTCGTCTCCCAGCTCGTGAAGATACATGCAGTCTGGTTTGGGGCACTGCGTGCTTTTTAGAAAATAACTGCAGTATTTTGTTGTACCTAAAGAAGCCTGCATGAAATAAAATTCATATTTGGATATAATTCACACTGGTAGTAATTCATTCTTCGTAACATTAGACTATTTTTGTCCTATGTTTTTGCTACCTTAAGTGTTCTGCCATCTACTACAACATTGTTAACACACTGTATAGCTCGGAGGGCATCTTCTGATCGAATGTAAGTGACGTAGGCACTGGCACTAGGACCCTGGGGACAAATATCAAAGTATATTGGGTCACAAAAATCAGACAATTGGATAAAACAGAGACATGAATACAACCCATGCAATAAAAAAAGGCAGGCCCTGCTTAAatatttattacacaaaatatattgCATGTTTTAATTGTTTGAGCAGACACAAGGCTGACTGGGAAGAAAGCGATGCTCACCTGTGAGCCAGCATAAGAAGTGCTGTTATTGATGACCACCTTATGGATCTTCCCAAACTTCCCGAAATACTCCGGCCTTTTTAAGACCTGCAATCAGACTTCAGTTATATATTTCAAAAGGCCTTATTGTTGTTTGCAGATCATGAACAGCACATGCAAATGCTGTTTGTTAATTTGAtttcacacagagagagagagcacacctgATTATCATAATTCATTGGATGAATTTGACTATCACCCTTTATTACAAGAGAAAGCCATATGAAATCTAGGTTAGGAACTAAATGTAACCCCATCAGCACTGTGGAAAATATCATTTAACAAATTAAACTCTGTTTTTACACCAACAACTTAAACCTTTTTACACAACAAGGCTTTTGAGGATGAAAGAAAAAACAGGATTTTAATGTGAATTACATTCTGTATTGAGAACCGATGACCTAAACACTATAACAACACGATGTCCACAATGTTGTTCAGCCAAATCAACACTGAAAAGTGAAGGCACACAAGTAGGTTTCTGCCGGGTGACTTTTGAGATTCTGGTCACTCTTGAATTGTGAAAGCAGCCCGGATGTTCAAGTGTAGCGGCCtcaatggctttcttctttctgtTCTTTTCATACCATCagtttgaaataaatgaaagcagAGACTGAAAAGTGAAGGGACAATTCAGACAGACGAACCCCATTAAAACATTGTCATAATGCAGATTTGATGTTTTTAAAGCTTTGCGCTCCTCATCTCTTTCGAACGCTCTTGAATAACTTGTTCTCTGCTGAGATCTATTCAGGGTACATGACGTCAGGTGTGATGGCAaatagagggagagaaagagcgtCAGAGAAAAGGGAGCAAAAAGAGAGTGAAAGCTGTTTTCATGGGCTGGTTATGCAGGCTAAGTGCAGCTGGTGGGCAGGTGGATTTCATTTTCCAGGAACTCATTATGGtcgctttttttttatttttttcatttaatattatgtGGCATAAAATCAAATCTACACGTCTTCAAGGAGTTTCATGCAGCCAGATGGAAATGATCCTGTAAAATATGCCTAAAGAAAGGCCATGATAATGGGGAATAGTAGACTCAGCGAACATAAGAGGCACTATTCCCTGCCACAGACATTTTGGAAGCACCAAAAAAGTATACTTACTCATATTTGGAAAACAATGTAGTCAGTGTGTTGTCACAACGCATATTTTTATATTGACACCAGTAACTACAAGCAGTTGACCAATATATCTGCAAGGCCAATATAACAGTTAATTATCGGCATAAATCAATGTGTTTTCCTTTTAGGCAAATCAGTGTCATaagcaggacttttattttgacagcaaaGAGAGCACAGGAGCTCATTTTCTTCGTCTTCATTAGTTTACAATTTTTTACAGTTCTGTCAAATAATAGAAAGGCAAATGCTATGATTTTTCTTAATATATCATCAGCGTTcatgaaatatgcatttatatgtaatatttactGTGTGCAAAATCTGCATTAAATGGTCTACTCTGGTCGTTAATATGATtaccaatgcacacacacactaacactttaTTCATACTTAAAAATACAGGATCACAAGATCAAAACGTGTATACCTCTGTTTATGTAGTTCAaattattcaaactgattcattttcaaatgatttcttATTTTAGATCTTAtgtaaaatatagttttaattgCATAAATTGTTATGCTTGAGTAATGTGCTAcctataaataaaatagtaataccTATATGGGTCAACCACTGGTAGTAACTACTTGATCAGAATAAGATCATAAGTCAGATGGGTCTTTTTttcagtggtgtaatgtaacagAGTAATACTACTTcattacagtacttaagtatttctTCTGTACTTCATATTTGTCAATTTTCGCTTTTTCTCCACTATATTTaccaattaaaatgtatactttttattTCCCCGAAGcatattcgttacttactacaCAGTAAAGTTGGAACACAGATTAAAagaaagcaggtttgacgaatcagtggtctggtGCTTTCAAGTTAGACTAAAAAAAATCTCCTTTGTGCATGTGCAAACAACTTCTTACACAACCACAGTTGATTTCATCTTCTACTCAAGTCAAGGGTGGGGTGTGTGATATGCACTGTCTGCCCTAACATCGCAAGTGTTGTTTTAACGACGTGCAATCTGACACTACAGAGTACATCACAAAacccaaataaaaacaaacccacAGAGTGCACGCATACACTGTGTGATTtagtctattaaaatgcatttagaatgcccATGAGATTCAAGATAAGAGGCAAATGCTTCAGTAtgccttttatat
This window harbors:
- the LOC132098846 gene encoding CCR4-NOT transcription complex subunit 4-like, whose translation is MSRSPEVKEDPMECPLCMESLEIDDVNFFPCTCGYQICRFCWHRIRTDENGLCPACRKPYPEDPAVYKPLSQEELQKIKNEKKQKQNERKQKITENRKHLSSVRVVQRNLVFVVGLSQRLADPEVLKRPEYFGKFGKIHKVVINNSTSYAGSQGPSASAYVTYIRSEDALRAIQCVNNVVVDGRTLKASLGTTKYCSYFLKSTQCPKPDCMYLHELGDEAASFTKEEMQAGKHQEYEQKLLQELYKTNPSFLQSSTGAGEKTKGKSSTSQSSSSNNKEAWPSLQTTGKTPNGLPEHYKTPPLDGGSDSENMTPDGLDTELGLGSITGLPPFTSDCDPVSPTNGPSDSIGIRNGETSQMSGKDSPSPPPGLSKPSLVVPLCVAGMTVRSPFEGAAAESQSLFSDNSNFRHPNPMPSGLSGFSSSLHSNSDWPTAPEPQSLFTSDTIPVASSTDWQAAFGFGSSPKQQDDDLGFDPFDVTRKALADLIENEHPVQDKASLPMTGTKSVPVFPHGPILGPLHNAPSMKVPLQLPTSSHFATNSSLPSRGFSQLPHRTVYNSFSFPGQTQTSRHSWMGMPMRNNLPHLNHLGTPSTAQHSSYLDLNLMPQQQQHHNMGLGGIHMTENSTSVESLNVKEWQDGLRALLPNININFGGLPSSSSSSSSSSSSSSSVNHTGGISHSLSWDGTASWKDPAIIKGIPASSGNSLDSLQDDHPPHWLTSLQALTEMDVPSGSIVPPQPQHNSPFGSQFPHRAGWTPYPTTAMANPATQFHSPPPGFQTTFRASAQASTDLLQSAGMDRH